CGGCGCCCGCACCTCACTCCTCGGCCCGCTCGGCGTCGTCGTCCTGTCGACCCTCCTCGGGGTGGTCATCGGCGTCACCGCCGCCTGGCGCGGCGGCTGGGTCGACGCCCTGCTCTCCCGGACCAGTGAACTGCTGCTCGCCTTTCCCGGGCTGCTCCTCGCCATGCTGCTCGTCTCGCTGTACGGGCGCGGGCTGATCGCCCCGATGGTCGCGTTGTCCCTCGCGTACACGCCGTTCGTCAGCCGGCTCGCCCGCAGCCTCGCGCTGTCCGAGGTCGGCAAGCCGTACCTCGCGGCGTACCGGGTGCAGGGCTTCTCCGGGGCGTGGATCTGTGTACGCCACCTCGTGCCGAACATCGCGCCCGTCGTCCTCGCCCAGTCCACCGTCAACTTCGGCTACGCCCTCCTCGACCTGGCCGCCCTGTCCTTCCTCGGCCTCGGCGTGCCACCCCTCACCCCCGACTGGGGAGCCATGATCAACGACGGCCAGTCCGCCATCCTCGACGGGGCGCCGCTCTCCGCGCTCGCCCCCTGCCTCGCGGTGATCCTCACCGTCGTCGCCTTCAACGTCGTCGGCGAGCGCTTCGCCGACCGGGTCTCGGGGCGCGCCGCATGAGCCCCGTACTCGAAGTGGAACGGCTCCACCTGACGCTGCCCGGCTTCCCGCGCCCCGTGCTCGCCGGAGTCGACCTGACCGTCGAAGCCGGCGAGACCGTCGCCCTCGTCGGCGAGTCCGGCTCCGGCAAGTCCCTCACCTCCCGCTCCGCGCTCGGGCTGCTGCCGCCCGGCGCGGAGGTCTCGGGATCGGTGCGGGTCGCCGGCCGGGACGTGCTGACGATGGCCCCCGCCGCGCTCCGCGAACTCCGCTCCCACACCGCCTCGATGATCTTCCAGGACCCGCGCGCGGCAATGAATCCGCTGCGTCGCCTCGGCGACTTCCTCACCGAGGGGCTGCGGCACGCGGGCGTCGAGGTCCCCGACGGACGGCTCGCCGAACTCCTCGACGCGGTGGGCCTGCCCGACCGGGTCCTGCGCCAGTACCCCCACGAACTGTCCGGCGGCATGCTCCAACGCGTCATGATCGCCTCCGCGCTGCTGCCCGGACCCCGGCTGCTGCTCGCCGACGAACCCACCACAGCCCTCGACACCACCACCCAGGCCGAGACCATCGCCCTCCTCGCCCGGCTGCGGGAACGCGAGGGCTGCGGGCTCCTGTTCGTCACCCACGACCTGGAACTCGCCGCCGCGATCAGCGACCGGGTCCACGTCATGTACGCGGGCCGCATCGTGGAGACCGGCCCCGCCGCCGCCCTCTTCGAACACCCCCGGCACCCCTACACGAGGGCGCTCCTCGCGGCGACCCCCCGCCTCGACGCGCCCCCCGGACCCCTCGCCTCGATCGCCGGCCGGCCGCCGGACCTGCGCACGACCGTCACCGGCTGCGCCTTCGCCCCGCGCTGCGCCCGCGCCACGGATCTGTGCGCCGCCGAGGTCCCGACCCCGCGCTCCGGCGTGGCCTGTCACCACGCGGAGGTGCTCTCGTGAGTGCGGTACTGGAAGTCCGCGGCCTGGGTCGCGCCTACGGCGCCGTGCGCGCCGTCGACGACGTCTCCTTCCGCGTCCCGGCGGGCTGCTCGCTCGGCATCGTCGGCGAGTCCGGTTCGGGCAAGACCACCACGGCCCGGATCGTGACCGGCCTGGAGCCGGCCGACGCGGGCGAGGTCCTCGTACGGGGCCGGCTGCGGGCCCCGTCGGTGCGCGGCCGGGCCGCCCGACTGCACCGGGCCCGCGAGGTACAACTGGTCTTCCAGGACCCGCTGCTGTCGCTGGACCCCCGGGTCCCGGCGGGCGAGGCGGTGCGCGAGACCCTGCGGCTGCACTTCCCCGACCGCGATCCCCGGCCCCGGGTCGCGGAACTCATGGAACAGGTGGGCCTCGGCGACCGGGAGGCGGCGGCCCGACCGCGCGAGCTGTCGGGCGGCCAACGTCAGCGGGTCGCCATCGCGCGGGCCCTCGCGGTGGAGCCGGCGGTGCTGGTGCTGGACGAGGCGGTGGCGGCCCTGGACGTCTCCGTGCAGGCGCAGATACTGAACCTGCTCGCGGAGATCCGCGCCCGCACGGACATCGCGTACCTGTTCATCACCCACGACCTGGGCGTCGTAAGGGCGGTGACCGACTCGCTGGTCGTCATGCGGTCCGGCCGGATCGTCGAACAGGGCGCGACGGCCACGCTGCTGTCCGCCCCCGAGCACGCGTACACCCGGCTGCTGCTGGATTCCGTGCCCCGCCCCGGCTGGGACCCGGCCGCCATCGCGGCCCGACGGCGGCCGGCCGCGGGCCACTGAGCGTCCGCCCCGGTCGCCGGGGGGCGGTCGGGGCGGTGACGCACCCCGCGCACGACAAAGCGCCGGGTCACGGGACCGTCCGTGACCCGGCGCTTCGGTTGTGACCGCCCGACGGTGCGAGGCTGGCGCGACAGGACGTTCGCACCGCCGGGCGGAGTGTTGGGGGAGGGTGTTCCTCCTCGGGTACAGGGGACTCTGTGCATGGCCCCTGTACGGAAGGAAGAGGCTGGGACCGCGGCGGGCGGCGACGAGAACTCCGGCACCGTCTCCCTCAGGTCGAGAGACGGGCCTCGGAACCCATTACCACCGCACTGGCTCGCACGCCCGCCACGGTCCTCGTCCTGCCCCCACCGCGTACCACCCCTCATCCGGGTCCGCGGTGCGGGCTCAGCACCCGGGACCTGACCTCCCGTCAGGCCCCCGGTACAGTTGAGCGGCTCAGGCGTCGCGCAGGGCGCGGACGGCCTCCTCGACGCGCTTGCCGTAGTCGGCGTCCGCGGCGTGGAAGTGAGCCAGGTTCTTCTCGATGACGTCCTCGATGGTGACCTGGGACAGGCCGCCGGCGATGTTCGCCACCAGACGCTGCTTCTCGGCCTCCGACATCAGGCGGTAGAGCTCACCGGCCTGGAAGAAGTCGTCGTCCTTGGTGTGGGCCGGGGCCTCGTGGGTGCCCGTGTAGCCGGAGACGGCCTTCGGGGCGCCGAGCGCCAGACCGGTCTCGGCCGGGCCCCGGTACGAGTTGGGCTCGTAGTTCTTGTCGTGGCGCGAGCCGTTGCGCAGCGCCATGACGCCGTCGCGGCCGTAGTTGTCGGCCGTGGTCGCCTTCGGGGCGTTGACCGGCAGCAG
This region of Streptomyces sp. NBC_00513 genomic DNA includes:
- a CDS encoding ABC transporter ATP-binding protein — its product is MSAVLEVRGLGRAYGAVRAVDDVSFRVPAGCSLGIVGESGSGKTTTARIVTGLEPADAGEVLVRGRLRAPSVRGRAARLHRAREVQLVFQDPLLSLDPRVPAGEAVRETLRLHFPDRDPRPRVAELMEQVGLGDREAAARPRELSGGQRQRVAIARALAVEPAVLVLDEAVAALDVSVQAQILNLLAEIRARTDIAYLFITHDLGVVRAVTDSLVVMRSGRIVEQGATATLLSAPEHAYTRLLLDSVPRPGWDPAAIAARRRPAAGH
- a CDS encoding ABC transporter permease gives rise to the protein MTALLLRPAAARTKARKAAGGAWLHRICLGFAVLVVLVALVAPWLAPHDPNAVDFGASLANPTPHLPLGGDISGRDTLSRLIVGARTSLLGPLGVVVLSTLLGVVIGVTAAWRGGWVDALLSRTSELLLAFPGLLLAMLLVSLYGRGLIAPMVALSLAYTPFVSRLARSLALSEVGKPYLAAYRVQGFSGAWICVRHLVPNIAPVVLAQSTVNFGYALLDLAALSFLGLGVPPLTPDWGAMINDGQSAILDGAPLSALAPCLAVILTVVAFNVVGERFADRVSGRAA
- a CDS encoding ABC transporter ATP-binding protein, which translates into the protein MSPVLEVERLHLTLPGFPRPVLAGVDLTVEAGETVALVGESGSGKSLTSRSALGLLPPGAEVSGSVRVAGRDVLTMAPAALRELRSHTASMIFQDPRAAMNPLRRLGDFLTEGLRHAGVEVPDGRLAELLDAVGLPDRVLRQYPHELSGGMLQRVMIASALLPGPRLLLADEPTTALDTTTQAETIALLARLREREGCGLLFVTHDLELAAAISDRVHVMYAGRIVETGPAAALFEHPRHPYTRALLAATPRLDAPPGPLASIAGRPPDLRTTVTGCAFAPRCARATDLCAAEVPTPRSGVACHHAEVLS